CATTATATTTTCAGCAAAATTTTAGCACCCAATTAAatgcattgaaattaaaatatttcctaatGGTTATCGATGATTGTATGGTCTTATTAGAAGAAACCGATAAGTGTTTTGGTAAATCTCAATCTAAGGGATTTATGTCTAATATACAGAACATCATTACAGAACATGTATTGAATAACATGAGCCAAAGTATCGAAACAAATTTACGTCTGCATATTCATTCTCATTTACAATTGGATATTATTAATCCTCTTACATttgatatgataaaaaaatcattacttcttataaataatttcaaagtaaACACTGTTTATATGAGAGTTGTTCCTGCAGTAGAGCATTACTTATCTAAAACATACTATAACTTGACCACTGTAGTTTTATCTGATTGGAAGACATACGGTGAAATGCGACAAATGGctcaattcaaatttaatttacaaccTATTCAAGATGATCTACCAACACAAACTTTGGAACAGGGCCTAGATGTTTTAGAAATAATGagaaatatacacatatttgtctcaaaatatcaatacaatctaaacaatcaaatatttattgaaaagagCAGCAACAATAAACAcctaaattctataaatataagacaCATTGCAAATTCGATAAGGACTCATGGCACTGGTATAATGAACACAACTGTGAATTTTACAtaccaatttttaaaaaacaaattcttcacTTTTTCTCAGTTCATGTATgatgaacaaataaaatctcGTCTGATTAAAGATCTAAGACATTTTAGAGAAAATATTACAGGGCATGGaaacacatatccttacaaaaaCGCAGATAGATTCAACAAAGGCATAAAAGTATTGGGTCTAGCAGATGATGGACAAAGTTATTTAGATCTATTTAGAGACCTTGTCACTCAGATTGGCAATGCAATGGGCTATGTTCGAATGATACGGTCAGGGGGCAGACACTGTTGTGCTGACGCTACTGCTTTCTTGTCATCATTAGAAccgaaaaaaattaagtcgCTATGTGAAGAAAATACCTTCGCAGCAAAGACTATAGAAACTGCTGAAAACTTGGACGAGAATATTGAAGGTCTCATATCGAATTTCATTCTCGGCACTGAATACTTTAAGCTCCTAGTAGAAGTATTCGCACCCGTATTTAGAAACCCTAAAAATGTACatcttaaaaatttctttatcatTGTTCCTCCTCTAACTTTAAATTTCGTTGAGCACATGATTTTATCAAAAGATAAAAtgtcaaagaaaaataaggtCGGAGCAGGTTTCACAGATGACGGTTTTGCAATGGGCGTGGCTTATATACTGAAATTATTGGATCAggtatacatttttctttccaAATTtagttcatatatttataaggttttcaatcttttatatgtgtaattatgtgttaaaaatattatactatattattgatattaaactatatacaggtacttttttattgttttgttttatatttgtagaaaatatatcaatttttttttgtttaaggaCTCGAATTTTGAATCTTTACATTGGTTTGATTCTATATGGAATCATATTAAGGACGAAAGACGAATGATTGAAGATCAGAAAAACAAAGGATCGGTACAATTACAGCAAGCATTAGCTTTATCAGAGAAGAAACTGAAAACTCTTGAAGAagaatataaacttttatactaTAGTCTTACAAGTgcaagaatattttttaggtaaaattatatctgaaatatattacttatttacacagataaattatacatatttaaattttagggtaaaaattatatttgtattgaatatatcgttgttataaataagttcAAGATTAACcgtttatattcaaaaataaagaagcattttgttatattattcttttatttaaatgttaaaaactgTAATGTATATTACCTAGTTCGCTAGGTACATTAAAGTCGaagattacatatttttattatcctaTCTTATCCTAAAATGTTTCTTGAGATAAACAGCCACtacaatcattaattaatatacatttaagatGAGTAACTCAAGTATTTTGACAGAAAATGCacaccataatattatataaccataAATTGGATCAACATAACCGCCGCTACGCTTTTAAGTTTTCACTAATAACTAAATTTCCATACTTCTAACNNNNNNNNNNNNNNNNNNNNNNNNNNNNNNNNNNNNNNNNNNNNNNNNNNNNNNNNNNNNNNNNNNNNNNNNNNNNNNNNNNNNNNNNNNNNNNNNNNNNNNNNNNNNNNNNNNNNNNNNNNNNNNNNNNNNNNNNNNNNNNNNNNNNNNNNNNNNNNNNNNNNNNNNNNNNNNNNNNNNNNNNNNNNNNNNNNNNNNNNNNNNNNNNNNNNNNNNNNNNNNNNNNNNNNNNNNNNNNNNNNNNNNNNNNNNNNNNNNNNNNNNNNNNNNNNNNNNNNNNNNNNNNNNNNNNNNNNNNNNNNNNNNNNNNNNNNNNNNNNNNNNNNNNNNNNNNNNNNNNNNNNNNNNNNNNNNNNNNNNNNNNNNNNNNNNNNNNNNNNNNNNNNNNNNNNNNNNNNNNNNNNNNNNNNNNNNNNNNNNNNNNNNNNNNNNNNNNNNNNNNNNNNNNNNNNNNNNNNNNNNNNNNNNNNNNNNNNNNNNNNNNNNNNNNNNNNNNNNNNNNNNNNNNNNNNNNNNNNNNNNNNNNNNNNNNNNNNNNNNNNNNNNNNNNNNNNNNNNNNNNNNNNNNNNNNNNNNNNNNNNNNNNNNNNNNNNNNNNNNNNNNNNNNNNNNNNNNNNNNNNNNNNNNNNNNNNNNNNNNNNNNNNNNNNNNNNNNNNNNNNNNNNNNNNNNNNNNNNNNNNNNNNNNNNNNNNNNNNNNNNNNNNNNNNNNNNNNNNNNNNNNNNNNNNNNNNNNNNNNNNNNNNNNNNNNNNNNNNNNNNNNNNNNNNNNNNNNNNNNNNNNNNNNNNNNNNNNNNNNNNNNNNNNNNNNNNNNNNNNNNNNNNNNNNNNNNNNNNNNNNNNNNNNNNNNNNNNNNNNNNNNNNNNNNNNNNNNNNNNNNNNNNNNNNNNNNNNNNNNNNNNNNNNNNNNNNNNNNNNNNNNNNNNNNNNNNNNNNNNNNNNNNNNNNNNNNNNNNNNNNNNNNNNNNNNNNNNNNNNNNNNNNNNNNNNNNNNNNNNGCCAAACCAACGCTTTTTTTAGGTATGACATGAGCCAAAATTGACAAATAACAACTTTGAATCAGTGTTGCTATGTTATACTAATGTCTCATACACACGTAAAGATTTATCGTCGCGATTTCAGACTGTGCAGATAAATCGAACGTTCCACTATCATTATATTGTAACATTCAAAttgcttttgaaatatttcctattggtgtgtacaataatgctttattcatccattcattcattcattcattcattcaaattgtttgttcgtcatttatttatgtataattaattaaacaaattttgatcCTCAATTTAACCCCCCTCACCATAgacttattgttttattattaaaataaatgtcgaacatcaatttgaatgttagaacaataaaaaacaatcaaggaactaatgattaaaaaaaaagtgaaaaaataaaaaaattatttgggGCCAAATTCAGTGAGCAATCGATTAGCATTTAATACAACTTTATAATCAGCAGAACTAATTCAGAATCTGTGGTTGTGACCAGAGAGTATGTTATGGTACATCTGTTTAAGTTAAATTTCCCGTAttcataaaagtattttgtgAATTAACGGAGTATCTAGTTTTTAATCTGTGCGACTAACTAGTTCTTTATGTAGTGAAaagttcttaatctgtggtCGCGACAGGCCGAGACAGAGAcaccaaagagtagtataataatacagaGAGAGACTGTTGAAGtcttgagtagtttttgcttttGGAGAAACCGGTGATATTAGCCACTGAAATATCATTGGAATAAGAATAACTTTAGATACTATAAAGCCGACACATAATTCTATTATTCTACCAATTCATTATTAGGCCAGAACTGTGTTGTGCCTTTCAATGGAATAGTCGTTGGATTAGGTATTGATACAACATGGTAAGATCATAATTGTAACtcgattttatataagtatgattttagaattatttatattttctaataaatattataccatGTACCTAGTAGGTGTatacatatgttttaaatttgatttatagaatttatcttttgtataaaattttagaactactgaatatttttcttattataccacaatattaaatattggaaATGAATGTTCCTCGTAAGATTTGTTTAGAAGTGgactaaatgaaataataccaTTGGTTTACAATTTCAGGATACTTCAAGAACAAGCTCTCCTGGTATGATGGCACCAGCGCCAATGTTGCCACCACCTATGCTAGGTGGTATGCCTCCTCCGATGCCTCCAGCTGTTGCCATGCCTCCTGTGCCTGGCATGCCACCAAACATGGCTGGTATCCCTCCTCCAATGGGGTTTCCTCCAATGATGCCATTTTCTATGCCACCACCTGGTTTTCCACCATTCAAGCCAGTAAGTAAATATGTCTAGTAGTATGTGTGAGTGGTGATTTCTTTTTTCTGTCTTGTACTCCTACATGTATACATTGCTATGAAGAATTGGCAACATATGTAAAACAGCCCTTTGATGTGCttagcatattattttttttattaatttaactatttcaCATACCtggtatgtgtgtgtgtacgctaaatatttagtatatcataaaaagaataaaatggaGAGATGGTTAAAGAATAGGAAACATTCATTCATGGTAACACTTGACCTTTCCTCTACTCATGATCTCACttcaacaatttaatttcttctacttttttgattttatgtgtCTAAGGCTcacttaaaaatatctcatttgAATGCTAAAATCTAAACAATCAATAAAGAATTCAGATTGTGTTGTAAAtgcaaataagtatttttaattttcactttCCATCAAACACTAGGACATGAGTGCACCGGCTCCTGAAATATCACCCATGGCTAACCAGAACAGTCCATGGTCTGAGCATAAAGCACCAGATGGACGCACATACTATTACAATTCTATAACAAAGCAGAGCCTTTGGGAAAAACCAGATGATTTGAAAACTGCAGCTGAGGTAACTGTCCAAACTTTACTAAgctgtattttattgaaattattgacttatcctattaatatttattattagacttatttccttttttagtcagttatttattttttcagtcattaaatttttttaaaacgttaatattttatacttataatgtAAAGCTGAtgagtgtttgtttgaatgcactttTACCAGCAACTACTacaccaattttttttttatatcatggCGGACAACTGAGCTTTCAGTTCATCTGATGATAAGTGATCCCCACTGCTCAAGTTCATTCACATGGGTAGTGCGTCTGCAAATGTGAAGCCCACTTTTAAGGGGCAGGTGATAAGGATGGACGATTGGAATATGGGAATGGATTGGTaagggttaggaaaaggaaatggtcCCCCAGCCGCTTTACTCACAGTAGGAAACACATTAGAATGCTACTATTGAACACCTATTTacactattttaatatctgaGATCatgtacatagtataaaaaatatcagatTAGAACAAAagtattttcgtattttaaatgtattattagttATCAAACTAAGTAAGTAGAGTAAGTAACATAACGTAAATAAGGCTGTACTGAATGTAACTAACTAGTATTAATACCATTAAATGTGACATTCTGATgatgctataaataaataaaaaaactgcgTCCcgccattttaattttttttgtaatttttattaatttacatatagtataaataaataaaaaattatatatacataaaaaaatattttcctttgtaTGAACAATGCAAAAATACTTTTTCCCtggtaatatgtatatgatcTCTGAGTGAAAATGATTGTGAaggttttcttaatattttggtTTCTATGCTACTGTTTACTATAAATTACAGAAACTTTTGTCATCTTGTGTCTGGAAAGAGTACACAACAGATGCTGGCCGTGTTTACTATCATAATATTGAGACAAAAGAATCCAGTTGGGTGATTCCAAAAGAATTACAAGATATCAAAGATAAAATTGCAGCCGAAGAGGCAACTCAGTAAGTTAAGAGACTGTGTTCTACTTTCCTTCATTTTAGACCCTCAATCTGACATTGATTGAtatcatgttatattatatgaataaccTCAAAGAATCatgattatttcaaaaatttgatggaatagaaataatttcattgtgtGCATgacttgtttttattatttacttatatttttcatttattaa
Above is a genomic segment from Zerene cesonia ecotype Mississippi chromosome 19, Zerene_cesonia_1.1, whole genome shotgun sequence containing:
- the LOC119834446 gene encoding WASH complex subunit 4 isoform X2, giving the protein MQSICLLNAFVIRCNETLNNVLSQVFAVFREEIVNINGIQWHYIINNIGELFTLLVLTELLISKCSIQTKWNAFVKAFKSQSSSGKSLDINEDRLNSVNGAIDSITARVMSDDIVQSSLNNLLTLRKKDVPGKVCGTVMAEFTQYIKQALINLEKIIQDKPNSDNMYKCIKINALFVLNCHLFSNNDKKLFKGLSEINAKAHSVYIIGNAIWFPEQFLHRYVPSLSTNSNKLSQTMLKARQAYMNTKKVSLAKDILNLQNICTHWVLTTEDLFSCNNKLSACDMSNHAKTLLDGLEIASNLSHSVLSFINLHLSLGVPLTKTLLMSIFEFIDTLKALRNVVSRNYTQIINSITMIVQHLTFQAASSILDVKKTIIDDKRYANKRLDELTCIVIAEQAIRGAATLERNIATNVALSFIPDTTYLEDSYIKLGMLLEREQILLKFINSIDRYCNCSWMIWHQNIIPLYFQQNFSTQLNALKLKYFLMVIDDCMVLLEETDKCFGKSQSKGFMSNIQNIITEHVLNNMSQSIETNLRLHIHSHLQLDIINPLTFDMIKKSLLLINNFKVNTVYMRVVPAVEHYLSKTYYNLTTVVLSDWKTYGEMRQMAQFKFNLQPIQDDLPTQTLEQGLDVLEIMRNIHIFVSKYQYNLNNQIFIEKSSNNKHLNSINIRHIANSIRTHGTGIMNTTVNFTYQFLKNKFFTFSQFMYDEQIKSRLIKDLRHFRENITGHGNTYPYKNADRFNKGIKVLGLADDGQSYLDLFRDLVTQIGNAMGYVRMIRSGGRHCCADATAFLSSLEPKKIKSLCEENTFAAKTIETAENLDENIEGLISNFILGTEYFKLLVEVFAPVFRNPKNVHLKNFFIIVPPLTLNFVEHMILSKDKMSKKNKVGAGFTDDGFAMGVAYILKLLDQDSNFESLHWFDSIWNHIKDERRMIEDQKNKGSVQLQQALALSEKKLKTLEEEYKLLYYSLTSARIFFR